AGGGCACACATGTCATGATACAAATTTTTAATTGAATAACCGGATATAGAGAGAAATTGATTATTCCTTAACATGCCTTTCATTTCCTCCTTAATGCCATAAATATGTTTCACAAACCAACTAGCAGTCTTCGGAGGTATAAATCCCTCAAATTGTGGGATTTCACATAAACCTATGCACCCATTTTACCCATAGTTTGtcttgcttttgttttattGCCCAAATTTTCCTACCAACATCATCCTTGTTCCAAAGCATGACCTGTCTCATTTCCAGACCATCACTACTCTTCCTTGTGCACACAGTATCCCATGCAACATTTCCAGGCTGCTAGCATCATCTTTTCCATGCCACAGAAAAGCTCAACAATCTACATATAATAACTATGGTCTTTTTCAAAACCAGCTTAGGGATAAAAAAAACTCGAGCCCAATAAACGTGAATCCTCATTAGGATTGAGTTGACGAGTTGCTTCCTCCCAGCAAACGATAAATTTCTGGTACTCCACACTTTGATCTTGCTTGTCATTTTTCAATAAGGTTCTCACACTCGTAAGCCTTGAGTTTTTTTTGCATTTATAGGTACCCCAAGGGCCAAGATACTAAAAAGGGAGATTTCCAAGATTAAACCAGAGATGCCCTGAATTGCCTTCACTTCCTCATCTCTCATCCCACAGTGATAGACGGCTAACTTGCTTTTATTGACTTTAAGGCCTGTAGTATCTGAAAAAGGCTTAAAACCATGTAGCATATTCTGAATTGTTGTCGGATCACCCGTGCAAAACATTAGCAGGTCATCTGCAAAGCATAAATGATTTAGCTTCATGGCTTTACACCTAGGATGTTACTTAAAACCTTCTTGGTCACCAATAAATTTCATCTTCCTAGAAAAATATTCCTTACAGAGGACAAAAGCAAGGGAGAGAGGGGATCTCCTTGCCTAAGTCCCCTGTTTGAGTTGAATTGAAAAACCTGGTAGGTTCTCTATTAATCAATAATGTGTACCTGGGTGTAGTTAAGCAAGTCATGACTAAGATTGTGAAGAAATCGGCAAAACCTAGTCCTTTCATCATTTCTCCGATAAATTCCCAGGCCATCGTATCATAAGCCTTTTTGAGGTCTAGCTTCATCATGCCACAAGACTGTTTTTGGCTTTGCTTGCACATTTTAACAATACCTTGGCAGAGTTGAACATTGTCGATAACGATTTTCAAAAATAGGTAGGGTATTGGTAAATATGGAATGGGTTGATCATTTTCCACAGTTGCCCATTAGGGTGATTTTGATCACACTCTTGTCGTCCTATGTCCTATGTCGTCCTATGATCTTATGAACAATTGATTCAGAAGGTTGAGTATGTATAGCAACAATCTTCAACAACTGATGGGTCTCCATTCATACTCAACCTTCAGAATCAATTGTTTCCCTTTTTCATTAATAAttctgaattttgatttcctcTGGATATTCCTGATCAAGCATCACTTCTACCAAAACCCGGGCAGAAAACAATTTCTCTTCTGGACTGTTGCTTGATCCATTTTTAGGCGTTTCCCAATAGCACCAACAATCTTGAAAAGCCTTCGATTTCTTTGCgttcgatttctttccttttctgGTTGGACTTGCACTCCATTCCCTTTCTCTATGTGCTTGTAATTTTTCCGCACGCCTCATGTCTTTGCCATGGTCGACGTCGGTCAGAGTTAAGAACTCTGTTCCAACGAGAGAAACTTGGCGTGGCTAATAAACACGTGTCATCTGCAGGTTTAATAGTGACTTTTCGCAATTGTTTAGTTGTGGTGAATTTGCCCGGAGGTAAAGGATCAGGCCGGCATGACTGAATTTTCTTCGGTCTTAGGCTTACAGCAAGTAGGGAAAGGTGAAGCCAACCTTATTTAGGCTGTGGTGACAGAATTTGTGGAAGTAGCTAATGTTCATATTGTTTTATCGAGATCCGACTACTATTGAATTGTTAATTTAAGTGAGCTGTTTAAAATGTGTTCAGCTTATCAGTTCTATTGATAAGTTGTTTCATTCTTCGGCTATGTATTTAGTAACATACTCTATAATGGTTACAAGTTTAATGCTATCCAAATGTTCAATCTGGCCAGCTGTgaactattttttattttatatcatGTTGCTGTTTTATATTGGTGGTGCTTACATTTGTGCTCAATGAAACATTGCAATATTATCCCTCAAAACCAACACTTCTTTTGTTTGTAGTCGATGAAGAAGCTTCCTTCTATGCTAGAAATTTCCAATGTGCAGTTATAGTCTGTGTTTTCACTAGATATTGCTCTTTTCTCAATCAGGAAGACGGGATTTGCAAGGGCTAAGTCTTAAAGCATGCAAAGCATATTTGAGAAGACATGGCCTTAGAGTGTCTGGGAATAAGGATGAGTGTGCTAGTAGGGTACAAGAGCACTGGAGGTAGTTTCTTTCGTATTAATGTAATACGTGGCTGGTGTGATGTTTGACAGTTTTTTCCTGTTAGTGTAAGAACTAAAGTGTAAGTTGATTCATCCAAAGGATAAAAGATGGGAAAGCTGAAATTCTTTACCCAAGGTCATCCTTCGTCATCAATTGCACAGGTATGCCGATATTTCCAACACAATCTATTTCCTTCCATCAAGTGTTCTTGCTAGCTTCAAGGTCTCTTCAATAgtttttcttactttttttGATATTGGACTTATAAACAGGTGACGTTTGCAAGGGTGATATTGTCCTCTTCAAACAAAAAGTCTATGGCAGGTATATTTCTTATCCAAGTTTGTTTCTAACTAATCATCCTTGGGATCCTTTCTCTGTTTATGGCGACAATGTTtctcctttttcctttttctcctTGCGGGTGAGGAGTTGTGTAGTCTCAGTCTTCGAATTTTAAGGACAATCTTCTCGGCTCTGATCTACAAAAAAACCTGGGAATATTTCTTATACGAAagttttgtattttatttttctcttgttCTTCTTTCTGTGTAAAGTGGAACTCTCACCCAAAGAAGTTTTGACAAAGTGCAAGGAAAGGTAAACTTCGGGGGAAACGAACAGTTGCTGGACGAGTCGTGAAAGAAAGCTACGGTGCAGAAAAGCAACAACATACATTCACGGTAAGGACATATCCTtgacatttatttttatttatcatACGTTACATACGAAGTATGATCTCTACATTAGGTAAATTGTGAAGCacggaatatatatatataagttcgTAGAACATGCTTTATgtttctttttgaatttttatCATCTATTTACAATTAATCCACCCTCTGAATGGAATTATAGAGTATCTTTGTGTGTAAAAGATACTTTATCATTAGTGTTCGCTACTTTTGAAGCTTATTTTGTTCCCAGTTAACCTCTTTTCATCTGCCAGGTTGAGGTGCTATGGAGCCAGGGAATGAGGAAACTATCTCCTCTTTTTCCTTTGCTCATCAAGGGCCGGAATCTCTATAGATTGAAGACCTACAGGCAGGTGAATAACTTCTCTGTTTTTCTTTGCATATGCTTTAGTTTCGTCTAATTTTTTCTAATTGGCACAAATGTCAAAACTTCAAGCCGTGGAAGAACGAGGGGGAAAGAAGAAAAGTTCTTGCAGAAAAGCATAGACGAGGGACAGCTGCACGATGCAAGAGAGAAAAGAGGAAGAATGCTTTGTCTACTGATAAAGGTTTGAAAGACTGAGAGCCCATGCTTGTTTTGTAGAAATATAAAACGCATCTAGCTCTCCATGGTATGAAGTCTGAAACCAAAGATCATTTGAATGTCTTAGGAAGGAAATCTCGGAAGATATCTGAACTTGGAAGGCCATTTCAGCCGAGTTATCCTAAAGGAGGTGACCATTTTGGTTCTAGGCAAGGGGCCTCCTCCTCGGAAACCACCATTCGCAATAGTAAGCAGCGTAATGTGAAACAAGGAGCTGTCGAAAATATTAGTAGAGCTAAATTCTCCAGACCTTTCCCAACCCCTCAAAAGCTAGTATCCCGGGTTGCTGTACCTTCCACATTGCAGTCATGTGATGGTGCTTCCCAAAGATATTCCGAATCACTAGTAAGACCGTACTATAGGGTTGAGCCTTTTGGTCCACATTTTGCAGAATTCCGGTGTGAAATTCCTTATCATAGTCCGAGGATGGTGCCTGCAGCACAAAATGGTGTTTACACTAATAGGTCCTTCTGTAATCCTTATGATATTCCACAACCATGGGAGACTCGTGTGGACTATAGGCAGCTCACCCCTCCAAGAACTGCACGTGGACAATGGATGAATGGTCTTTTGAACTGCTCGATTTGCGGGTGTAATCACCATGGATCTAATAGATGTGCCATTGCTGCATGTTGGAGATGTTGTCGAAGGGTGAGGATGGGAGAATGCAATGTCCATAGATGACGACTATCTCTACGGCGCTGCTTGGCTGCCTTATCCATATCTTTTGAGCATCTCTTTTCCCTGGTTGGTACCATCTTTTGATATTACTGTTGAACTTGTAGCTGGATTTTTTTGATCTCGGTTTATGTCTAGCGAGGAATGTTTTGCATAGCTTAGCGGGAAAAAAATCCTAACACTGAAATTGGATATTATGCTTTTAAATTATGTTCCCTCTATCTTGAAAAATAGTCGTATATTCTACTTTCGGATGTCTGATAAAAATTGTCCCGTTTCCAATTGTAGTGGTGATTTGTGATTGGTTGCCCCAAATTTCTTTGCTAAGATTGAGAGATGGGGATAGTGTCAGTCCTACTGTGATATTATATGACACTTGCTATTTTAAGCTTCCCCGGATGTATGATCAATCAAGGAGAAGTGATATTTTAGTAACGGAAACTGAACCCAGTATCTCGATTCCTCACCCTGTCAAAGGTGTAGTTATCATTAATGGTGGAAAGTCTGGTAGTTGTTCAGGGTGGATGATGTTTAGTTTTGTGTTATACattcattttatatttttaaaggTCATACCCAGTattcattttatattattacatTTGGGAAATCCATCTTGGTAAATCCAGACCCAACTTTGACGCCTCATCGTGGTTAATGTTGCCAGGTCTAGTGTTAAGTTCCATAATTTTATGTTCACTGTcactgcttttttttttttttttttttttttttttttttttaaagataagAATCACCACTCAATGACCATCCATTTTACCTGTCTACGGTGCAGGTGAATGTTTATTAACAAGCCTTATTGCTGAGATGGATGCGGTTTGAACTTTTCATCTCTACAAGGTGCTTGTGTCTGAGGATTTAGCTTATGCTGTGGACCTTTTTGCCAATTTGCTGAATGCTTTTCATCGTCAACCtggtatgtattttttttttcttttccggATTGTAATACCGTGACATCTTGTCAGTTATTTATGGTATTTCATTGAAAATATGCAGAAGAACAATACGAAGTACTAAACTATTCACAAGCTTGTTTTAAGTCATACTACGTAGGAGAGTAGAGATGTAGAGCTCCAGCAAGTTCTAGTCGTAACAAACGGTGATCCACTGCATTTTCACGTGTAGTTTAGATCACTATTGTCTTATTTGTTGCTGCTAGCTCTGTTACCCGGGCTCATCACTTTATCTCAAATACTCGTGTCGGATCCTCGACACTTGGACATGGATACTTGAACACTTAATTTTGGACCAATTTTGGACCAAAACCAATGCAACTGTTTCACAAAATAGCTGTGtcggacacttggacacgtacccgTGTCCGATATGGGTATTTGAGTCCGGGTAACATAGGCTGCTGGCCTGCTAGGTATATCCGTATATGTATCTGTTGAGGTGATGGAGCTTTTGTTTTAACTATTCATCCCCTTCTAAAATATACAGTATATGTCGAGAAAAACTGCCCTGTCACTTGAAAAAAGTATCTATGAAAAGAAAACCTTGAAAAGTAGCCGAGGCTCACGCTCTGAACCTTCAATCCATTTTAGATGCTAGTTCCCAACTTGGACcattcagattagggtttgctTTCTCATCTTGTACATATACCTGACTataaccaacataagttggtggagttggtggggaactcacattgtgacttggaggtcacaagttcgagccccatcaactgcgaaatgcttgggagtggctcaagcgatgacctgcggagctgggctggttcacctgtgctaggtgctggttcagttagggtcccttcttcttacctattaaaaaaaaaaaaaaaaaaaaatatacctgACTATAAAGACTAATAGTTATTGGGGAGTAGACAATTAACAGTGTCATGTCGTGTCTTCAACTTTTGAGATGTTTGATATTGGATCTTAGTTGTGAAGATGCTGGACAAGGCTGGAAACAGAGAACTTGGATGTGTTGCAGTATGCACATGATAGGGGTAAAGCCCCCACTTAGTGACAGCCCTAGACATGGAAATATCACTAATCTGAATCAGTTCCCAAATTTCCTTTTTGACTGGACTACATAGGGCACCTTAACCTACATCCTATCAATTTCCAATAACAACAATTCGACCATCCGAACGATACTGGGCTACTGGAGTGACTTTTCTTGTCAGACATAGAGAAGAAATGGGCGGGGCCATTGTCTTTTTAATTAAGCCACAATGAGTTTGTGTCCTCCATTACAACACGAAGCTTCCTTAATTTCCATAAAACCGTTGCCCGACTTGTCCCCACAGTTCACTCCATTTACACTATTTGAGTCATTATTTAAGCTGGATCCATATTTTTTAGGGCCAACCCAACATAAACTTTACTAGATTCGCATTATCAATTATTCTTATAGCAGTATGCCTAAGTCCCTAAAGTGGCATTTGGTGACGTACACACATAATGAGTTAATGACTCACAAAGCACTTGCTATTATGCCAGCAACTTGGGGGCAAAAAAAACATACTACTTCCAACCAATTTAGTTTGTAATTAAGTGAAGGCACTATGTCttatggcaaaagcaatgactGGGGTTTAGGTCTGGTTTTAATCATTGTTTAGAGTTTAGGGAATGGACATGCTTCTGGCCAGGTGATAAATCATATGTTTGTCATTCACAATAGCTGGAATCAAGTTGTTCAACTATGAtattatgtactccctccgtctctttttgttttttacgtttggtatttttcacgcgttttaatgactaattaatatgtattgagattcttctaagtttttatgtaaacgaggaaaattacgtttatttataatgtttccactcttatcaaaattctgatattggaaaaatgtgaaaaaattaatattctaatggaaaagtgtgagagattaaatgaccaaatggatttaattggttaaaataataacttggcacaaattttgatagaatatcaagtaatttatgtgataatataaaaggaaatgtaaagaacattttgagacacccaaaaagaaaaacgtaaagaacaaaaagagacggagggagtagtatgtaGTTTACAAGCGTATACATTAAGGAAAATGTTTTTCGGTTTATCCATATAAAATTCACCACTTCAATTTGCACGTAATGGACATGCATACGAAATCGACAATAGTCTGAATATCCACCAAAAAAGAGAGCAAATTCTTATACACACAGttcaaacataaataaataaataaaaagaatcaaTCACAACAACATTTCCCATCCACCCTCACTTGTCAACTTGGATTTAACTCAAGATCTGGTGTCGTGCAAATTTAACTCA
This genomic stretch from Spinacia oleracea cultivar Varoflay chromosome 3, BTI_SOV_V1, whole genome shotgun sequence harbors:
- the LOC110794053 gene encoding uncharacterized protein isoform X1, whose product is MASIKGKSILIHLSSSSSSDDNGDDIDSASDSASLSSGDECESSDDDVYEVDEDGSEEDEESNEKFDNECHGAEDDDLSLSNRVIQFLQGRRDLQGLSLKACKAYLRRHGLRVSGNKDECASRVQEHWRIKDGKAEILYPRSSFVINCTGDVCKGDIVLFKQKVYGSARKGKLRGKRTVAGRVVKESYGAEKQQHTFTVEVLWSQGMRKLSPLFPLLIKGRNLYRLKTYRQPWKNEGERRKVLAEKHRRGTAARCKREKRKNALSTDKGRKSRKISELGRPFQPSYPKGGDHFGSRQGASSSETTIRNSKQRNVKQGAVENISRAKFSRPFPTPQKLVSRVAVPSTLQSCDGASQRYSESLVRPYYRVEPFGPHFAEFRCEIPYHSPRMVPAAQNGVYTNRSFCNPYDIPQPWETRVDYRQLTPPRTARGQWMNGLLNCSICGCNHHGSNRCAIAACWRCCRRVRMGECNVHR
- the LOC110794053 gene encoding zinc finger CCCH domain-containing protein 62 isoform X2, coding for MASIKGKSILIHLSSSSSSDDNGDDIDSASDSASLSSGDECESSDDDVYEVDEDGSEEDEESNEKFDNECHGAEDDDLSLSNRVIQFLQGRRDLQGLSLKACKAYLRRHGLRVSGNKDECASRVQEHWRIKDGKAEILYPRSSFVINCTGDVCKGDIVLFKQKVYGSARKGKLRGKRTVAGRVVKESYGAEKQQHTFTVEVLWSQGMRKLSPLFPLLIKGRNLYRLKTYSRGRTRGKEEKFLQKSIDEGQLHDAREKRGRMLCLLIKEGNLGRYLNLEGHFSRVILKEVTILVLGKGPPPRKPPFAIVSSVM